Proteins from a single region of Leuconostoc gasicomitatum LMG 18811:
- a CDS encoding ABC transporter ATP-binding protein encodes MTEETPKKLVELKDLQLYFNKGKANEVRAIDHVTFDIYEGEIFGLVGESGSGKTTIGRTILKLHEPTAGKILFNGEDVTHLKGKALLEFRKNAQMIFQDPQASLNGRMKVRDIIAEGIDINKLAKDRTDRDNKVQQLLKLVGLNEDHATRYPHEFSGGQRQRIGIARALAVDPQFIIADEPISALDVSIQAQVVNLMKELQKRHSLTYLFIAHDLSMVKYISDRIGVMHWGKLLEIGTADAVYNHPLHPYTKSLLSAIPVPDPEVESLRQHVEYDTTVETDGKERHMIEANPGHFVLATDEEVALYKLQQNK; translated from the coding sequence ATGACGGAAGAGACACCGAAGAAGTTAGTTGAGCTTAAAGATTTGCAACTTTATTTTAATAAAGGGAAGGCTAATGAAGTTCGCGCCATTGACCATGTCACTTTTGATATTTACGAAGGTGAAATATTTGGTTTAGTTGGCGAATCAGGTTCTGGTAAGACAACAATTGGTCGGACAATTTTAAAATTGCATGAACCAACTGCTGGTAAAATACTGTTTAATGGTGAAGATGTCACTCACTTGAAAGGCAAAGCATTATTAGAATTTCGTAAAAATGCGCAAATGATTTTTCAAGATCCACAAGCAAGTTTAAATGGACGTATGAAAGTACGTGACATCATTGCTGAAGGTATTGATATCAATAAACTGGCTAAAGATAGAACAGATCGCGATAATAAAGTACAACAATTATTAAAATTGGTTGGCTTAAATGAAGACCATGCAACGCGTTATCCACATGAATTTTCAGGGGGTCAAAGGCAACGAATCGGGATTGCACGGGCATTAGCAGTCGATCCTCAATTCATTATAGCTGATGAACCCATTTCAGCGCTGGATGTTTCTATCCAAGCTCAAGTTGTTAATTTAATGAAAGAGTTACAGAAGAGACATTCATTAACTTATCTCTTCATTGCCCATGATTTATCAATGGTAAAGTATATTTCTGATCGTATTGGCGTTATGCATTGGGGTAAATTATTAGAGATTGGAACGGCTGACGCTGTATACAATCATCCACTGCATCCGTATACTAAGAGTTTATTATCAGCGATTCCTGTACCAGATCCAGAAGTCGAGAGTCTCAGGCAACACGTTGAGTATGATACAACAGTTGAAACAGATGGTAAAGAACGGCATATGATTGAAGCAAATCCAGGCCATTTTGTTTTGGCAACAGATGAAGAAGTTGCTTTATATAAATTACAACAAAATAAATAA
- a CDS encoding ABC transporter permease: MAANTEDFVIVGAQNSKANEHISKPALSFWQDAWRRLKLNKLAVISLWFLIFILAFAVLSNIFVPQKNANAFNSDKVGVYKNLPPNSGLPIPGWNGKIKAPGDTTATNVYESQGVPENKKFILGTDNIGRSVAKRVTVGLRISLLVAIVATLIDLLIGVAYGVFSGWKGGWIDNVMQRIIEILSSIPNLIIVTMLGLLLGGGVLSIILAIAMTGWLGMARQVRNMTLTLKERDYVLAAKSLGESSLKIAIKHLIPNMAGTIIVQIMMTVPNAIMFEAVLSAINLGVKPPTASLGSLISDAQAMLQFYPYQILIPSAVLVLVSLAFILLGDGLRDAFDPRASED; the protein is encoded by the coding sequence ATGGCAGCAAATACTGAAGATTTTGTCATCGTTGGCGCACAAAATTCTAAAGCCAACGAACATATCTCAAAGCCGGCCTTGTCATTTTGGCAAGATGCCTGGCGTCGACTCAAGCTTAATAAGCTTGCGGTTATCTCATTGTGGTTCTTAATATTTATTTTGGCTTTTGCGGTCTTATCAAATATATTTGTACCACAAAAAAATGCTAACGCATTCAATTCTGATAAAGTTGGCGTATATAAGAACTTACCGCCTAATTCTGGCTTACCAATTCCTGGTTGGAATGGGAAAATAAAGGCACCTGGCGATACAACAGCGACTAATGTATATGAATCGCAAGGTGTGCCTGAAAATAAAAAGTTTATTTTGGGAACGGACAATATCGGTCGTTCAGTCGCCAAGCGTGTGACAGTTGGTTTACGTATTTCATTATTGGTTGCGATTGTTGCAACTTTGATTGATTTACTTATTGGTGTCGCCTATGGTGTATTTTCCGGATGGAAGGGCGGTTGGATTGATAATGTGATGCAACGTATTATTGAAATATTATCATCCATTCCGAATTTGATTATTGTCACTATGCTTGGTCTACTACTTGGTGGCGGTGTGTTGTCAATTATCTTAGCTATTGCTATGACAGGTTGGCTTGGCATGGCACGTCAGGTACGTAATATGACGTTAACACTGAAAGAACGTGATTATGTTTTGGCAGCAAAATCGTTAGGTGAAAGCTCACTTAAGATTGCAATCAAACATTTAATTCCAAATATGGCTGGTACGATTATTGTTCAAATTATGATGACAGTACCAAATGCAATTATGTTTGAAGCAGTATTGTCAGCAATTAACTTGGGGGTCAAACCACCAACTGCGTCTTTGGGATCATTGATTTCTGATGCACAAGCTATGTTGCAGTTCTATCCTTATCAAATATTAATTCCATCAGCAGTGTTGGTCTTAGTATCATTAGCTTTCATTCTTTTAGGTGATGGCTTACGTGATGCTTTTGATCCACGTGCGAGTGAAGACTAA
- a CDS encoding YfhO family protein, whose protein sequence is MRWIKKITWWQLLLIFLILAIASMGPQIVKQTMYMNSWDVPFHLSRMYELTKGFENGKWLPDISAYTFGQNGYGVNLFYGYSFTYLVALIYFWTHQAITAVLAGYIILLTTAMGLNYYAGSLFFTGGRSKLKSFAFSTLYVLAPVTFGQIKVRGLPGELIGILLFPAVLAAFYAIMFTARKSWVFASIVSTITVTNHVLSALLLLIVLTIMFIVFLYKKQATTGKLWQLVKAGILTLLLSAFYVMPFIQQILSDKIAGANVFFQATSVWDSISSSISNQATLNWTAIPVGVFVFVMSIVVVLGLLYTRSFSNHVQIIGGWLAISLIAIFYTPIEILTKTPLHVFQMMGRFYPIIMLLGLLFVIEGLEKFSEIGLLKQKTVGWLFVTGIVLAIFSAWKMQVTTYYNGGSANIANYQVGKKQLPKTVSNADFDYQIQHYYQLPLGSKDYLGQGRVKFVNNYQVGSWGDNRDAKRIYIDGKLSSLQLTHKGYVFTVANVPTSAKQVLLPMTNYKGWQVIGANNKILPITTIKGKMAVDPKGNRTLHLTYHKTLLHRVAIMVSAISVVVLLVVGLMTYFKRR, encoded by the coding sequence ATGCGTTGGATAAAAAAAATAACTTGGTGGCAATTACTGCTTATATTCTTAATTTTGGCCATTGCAAGCATGGGACCACAAATTGTTAAACAGACAATGTATATGAATTCATGGGATGTGCCTTTTCACTTATCTCGGATGTATGAATTAACGAAGGGGTTCGAGAACGGAAAATGGCTACCTGACATTTCAGCATACACCTTTGGTCAAAATGGTTATGGCGTGAATTTATTTTATGGCTATTCCTTCACATATCTCGTAGCATTGATTTATTTTTGGACACATCAGGCGATAACCGCTGTACTTGCTGGGTATATCATATTATTAACTACTGCTATGGGGTTAAACTATTATGCTGGGTCATTATTTTTCACGGGTGGTCGTTCAAAGTTAAAGTCTTTTGCTTTTAGTACATTATATGTACTAGCACCTGTCACATTTGGTCAAATAAAGGTACGAGGATTGCCTGGCGAACTTATTGGTATTTTACTATTTCCAGCTGTATTAGCTGCCTTTTACGCCATCATGTTTACGGCGCGGAAAAGTTGGGTTTTTGCCAGTATCGTAAGTACAATAACCGTGACTAATCATGTGTTGTCTGCACTTTTACTTCTCATTGTGCTGACAATAATGTTTATTGTATTTTTGTATAAAAAACAAGCGACAACAGGGAAATTATGGCAGTTAGTTAAAGCTGGTATACTAACACTGTTACTGTCTGCTTTTTATGTTATGCCGTTTATTCAACAGATTTTATCAGACAAAATTGCCGGCGCGAACGTTTTTTTTCAGGCAACCAGTGTTTGGGATTCGATTTCATCGTCAATTAGTAATCAAGCAACGTTAAATTGGACCGCAATACCTGTTGGTGTTTTTGTATTCGTGATGAGCATTGTGGTTGTATTAGGGTTATTATACACGCGATCATTTTCTAATCACGTTCAGATAATTGGTGGTTGGTTAGCAATTAGCCTGATTGCAATTTTTTACACACCAATAGAAATTTTAACTAAAACACCATTGCATGTCTTTCAAATGATGGGACGTTTTTATCCAATTATTATGTTGTTAGGACTGTTGTTTGTTATTGAGGGACTGGAAAAATTTAGTGAGATAGGCCTATTAAAACAGAAAACTGTTGGTTGGTTATTTGTGACAGGGATTGTATTGGCGATATTTAGCGCTTGGAAAATGCAAGTAACAACTTATTATAATGGCGGTTCAGCAAATATTGCTAATTATCAAGTTGGCAAAAAGCAATTACCAAAAACAGTTTCTAATGCTGATTTTGACTACCAAATTCAGCATTATTATCAATTGCCTTTGGGTAGTAAAGATTATTTAGGGCAAGGACGTGTTAAATTTGTCAACAATTATCAAGTAGGAAGTTGGGGAGATAATAGAGATGCCAAACGCATTTACATTGACGGGAAACTAAGTTCTTTGCAATTGACACATAAGGGCTATGTCTTTACAGTGGCGAATGTGCCGACATCAGCTAAGCAAGTGCTGTTACCGATGACAAATTATAAGGGTTGGCAAGTTATTGGGGCTAATAATAAAATATTGCCTATAACAACGATTAAAGGCAAAATGGCAGTTGATCCGAAAGGAAACCGTACACTTCACCTCACATATCATAAAACATTGCTCCATCGTGTCGCTATTATGGTATCCGCAATCAGTGTTGTTGTATTGTTAGTTGTCGGATTGATGACATACTTTAAAAGACGTTAA
- a CDS encoding ABC transporter permease: MWKYILKRLLLLIFTLFLVVTATFFLMQIMPGTPFTNPKLTPEAIAQLKSTYGLDLPLWQQYLNYLIGAAHGNFGISFQYQNQPVSMLIGQRLPISAQLGAQALVVGVIAGLFMGAASARNKNNKIDGTLGIISTLGISIPSFILGIILVYLFGFKWPLFPVSGWGDSFSQTVLPTLALAMSPAAITTRFVRSEMIESLSSDYVQLAKAKGLSAKEVVNQHAYRNSMIPVLTLIGPMAAGLLTGSTLIEQIFSIPGIGQQFVLSIPSKDFPVIMGTTIVYSAMLMVMILITDILTAIIDPRVRLQ; this comes from the coding sequence ATGTGGAAATATATTTTAAAACGACTGCTGTTACTTATCTTTACGCTTTTCTTAGTGGTTACTGCGACATTCTTCTTGATGCAAATCATGCCTGGAACGCCGTTTACTAACCCTAAATTAACACCGGAAGCAATAGCACAGTTGAAATCAACGTACGGTTTAGATTTACCGCTTTGGCAACAATACTTGAATTACTTAATTGGTGCGGCTCATGGTAATTTTGGCATATCATTCCAATATCAAAATCAGCCAGTTAGCATGTTAATTGGTCAGCGTTTGCCTATCTCAGCGCAGTTGGGTGCACAAGCATTGGTAGTTGGCGTTATTGCAGGACTATTTATGGGTGCTGCATCTGCACGTAATAAAAACAATAAAATTGATGGTACATTAGGTATTATCTCAACACTTGGGATCTCAATACCAAGCTTTATCTTAGGCATTATTTTGGTTTATTTGTTTGGATTTAAATGGCCACTCTTCCCAGTTTCAGGATGGGGTGATTCATTTTCACAAACTGTTTTACCAACGCTTGCTTTAGCTATGAGTCCAGCAGCTATTACGACACGGTTTGTTCGTTCAGAAATGATTGAATCGTTAAGTTCAGATTATGTACAGTTGGCTAAAGCTAAAGGATTGAGTGCTAAAGAGGTAGTTAACCAACATGCTTATCGTAATTCTATGATTCCAGTTTTGACACTGATTGGGCCAATGGCTGCAGGTTTATTGACGGGATCAACATTAATCGAGCAAATTTTCTCAATACCTGGTATTGGTCAACAATTTGTTTTGTCAATTCCTTCAAAGGATTTTCCAGTTATTATGGGAACTACGATCGTCTATTCAGCTATGTTGATGGTTATGATTTTGATCACGGATATTTTGACAGCAATTATTGATCCGCGTGTTCGTTTGCAATAA
- the sufC gene encoding Fe-S cluster assembly ATPase SufC produces MTTLKVDNLHVSVAGKEILKGLDLIVNTGEIHAIMGPNGTGKSTLSQTIMGHPAYQVTQGNIYIDGQNLAEMSVDARARAGLFLAMQYPSEIQGVTNTEFMRAAINARRPEDDQISVMSFIEKLDEKREFLAMTEEMAERYLNEGFSGGEKKRNEILQMMMIQPQIAILDEIDSGLDIDALKVVSRGVNSMRSNEFGALMITHYQRLLDYIVPDFVHVMMDGKIVKTGDANLAKKLEAEGYAGLRDELGLDVHLTDEETNSYFVEG; encoded by the coding sequence ATGACAACATTAAAAGTAGATAATTTACATGTTTCGGTGGCAGGTAAAGAAATTTTAAAAGGCCTTGATTTAATTGTTAATACAGGTGAAATACATGCAATTATGGGTCCCAATGGTACCGGAAAATCAACGTTATCGCAAACAATTATGGGACATCCCGCATACCAAGTGACCCAAGGCAATATTTACATTGACGGTCAAAATTTAGCTGAAATGTCAGTTGACGCACGCGCACGCGCGGGATTATTTTTGGCTATGCAGTACCCCTCAGAAATTCAAGGTGTCACTAATACTGAATTTATGCGTGCGGCAATTAATGCGCGACGCCCTGAAGATGATCAAATTAGTGTGATGTCATTTATTGAAAAGCTAGATGAAAAACGTGAATTTTTGGCTATGACTGAAGAAATGGCGGAACGTTATCTAAATGAGGGATTTTCTGGTGGCGAAAAAAAGCGAAATGAAATTTTACAGATGATGATGATTCAACCACAAATTGCTATTTTGGATGAAATTGATTCTGGATTAGATATTGATGCCTTAAAAGTTGTTTCACGTGGTGTTAATAGTATGCGTTCTAATGAATTCGGGGCACTGATGATTACACACTATCAACGTTTGCTTGACTACATTGTACCTGATTTTGTTCATGTGATGATGGACGGTAAAATTGTAAAAACAGGCGATGCCAACTTAGCCAAAAAATTGGAGGCTGAGGGGTACGCAGGATTGCGAGATGAACTTGGTTTGGATGTTCACCTGACAGACGAAGAAACAAATTCGTATTTTGTGGAGGGTTAA
- a CDS encoding ABC transporter ATP-binding protein, whose amino-acid sequence MSNPILKVENLHVNFNTYAGTVQAIRDVSFDLNKGETLAIVGESGSGKSVTTKTLMGLNAKNALIPDNSRLIFKDRNLLDLKEEEWQSVRGNEIAMIFQDPMTSLDPTMRIGMQIAEPLMKHRKMKKVAALARALELMKGVGIPNAEEHINDYPHQWSGGMRQRAVIAIALAVDPEILIADEPTTALDVTIQAQILKLMKELQKDTGSSIIFITHDLGVVAGMANRVAVMYAGKIVEYGTVDEIFFNPQHPYTWGLLNSMPTTDTKVGSLVAIPGTPPDLLEPPTGDAFASRNEYALAIDLKEEPPFFRVSDTHYAATWLLDERAPKVTPPEQIQKRWERWREIQGQEAQS is encoded by the coding sequence ATGAGTAATCCAATTTTAAAAGTTGAAAATTTGCACGTAAACTTCAACACGTATGCAGGAACTGTGCAAGCAATTCGAGACGTGTCTTTTGATCTCAACAAAGGCGAGACTTTGGCCATTGTTGGTGAATCTGGTTCTGGTAAGTCGGTCACGACAAAAACATTGATGGGCTTAAATGCAAAAAACGCTTTAATTCCAGATAATTCACGATTAATATTTAAAGATCGTAACTTACTTGATTTGAAGGAAGAAGAATGGCAGTCTGTTCGTGGTAACGAAATTGCTATGATTTTCCAAGATCCCATGACTAGCCTAGATCCAACGATGAGGATTGGCATGCAAATTGCTGAACCTTTGATGAAACATCGCAAAATGAAAAAAGTAGCAGCTTTGGCACGTGCATTAGAGTTAATGAAAGGCGTTGGCATTCCCAATGCTGAAGAACATATTAATGATTATCCACACCAATGGTCTGGTGGTATGCGACAGCGTGCGGTGATTGCCATTGCCTTAGCAGTAGATCCTGAGATATTGATTGCTGATGAACCAACAACCGCATTGGATGTGACCATCCAAGCACAAATTTTGAAATTAATGAAAGAATTACAAAAAGATACTGGCAGCTCAATTATTTTTATTACACATGATTTGGGTGTTGTTGCTGGTATGGCTAACCGTGTTGCAGTTATGTATGCTGGTAAAATTGTTGAGTATGGTACAGTTGACGAAATTTTCTTTAACCCACAGCATCCTTACACTTGGGGGTTGTTAAATTCAATGCCAACAACAGATACTAAAGTGGGTTCTTTGGTAGCGATTCCTGGCACGCCACCAGATTTGTTAGAACCACCAACTGGCGATGCCTTTGCCTCACGTAATGAATATGCTTTAGCTATTGATTTAAAGGAAGAGCCCCCATTCTTTCGGGTGAGTGATACACATTATGCAGCAACCTGGTTGCTTGATGAGCGTGCTCCCAAAGTGACGCCGCCTGAACAAATTCAAAAGCGTTGGGAAAGATGGCGAGAAATTCAAGGACAGGAGGCTCAATCATGA
- a CDS encoding helix-turn-helix domain-containing protein: MINVEKFIHTRKRLKMSQMSLCINICTQATLSKFEKHRQVPAVDIMILLCERLGLTLNDIFPIHVTLKTTSNEQVLALAMKALFYQNLVKYHQLMTQVDIDNLLDSEQSTYQLLQYFSLVFFQKNDVKATKLLKKIDVSQFSQLQQLLFYAITIHYYYQQGFFNEAEKIFDDVWRHQKNLMVADRSGFQAAIIYLLAQYQMSLKNYKYAMMLATYGINFTNDSDSTYFLENLFWLLIEAGDIWHNQHFIVNEMINNVRMIAKFHKNESMLNKINQRKKDI, translated from the coding sequence ATGATTAATGTAGAAAAATTTATTCATACACGCAAACGTTTGAAAATGTCACAAATGTCACTTTGCATCAATATTTGCACGCAGGCTACTTTGTCTAAATTTGAAAAACATAGACAAGTGCCAGCGGTTGATATTATGATCTTACTATGTGAACGCTTAGGATTAACGCTCAACGATATTTTTCCAATTCATGTGACACTAAAAACAACATCTAATGAACAGGTTCTAGCACTTGCCATGAAAGCGCTGTTTTATCAAAATCTAGTAAAATATCATCAGCTGATGACACAAGTTGACATCGATAACCTACTGGATTCAGAGCAAAGCACTTATCAATTGTTACAATATTTTTCATTAGTTTTTTTTCAGAAAAATGATGTAAAAGCAACAAAATTACTCAAAAAAATTGATGTTTCACAATTTAGTCAACTACAACAATTATTATTTTATGCGATAACTATCCATTATTATTACCAACAAGGCTTTTTTAATGAAGCAGAAAAAATATTTGATGATGTCTGGCGGCATCAGAAAAACCTAATGGTAGCAGATAGATCGGGTTTTCAAGCAGCAATAATCTATTTATTAGCACAGTATCAAATGTCGCTTAAAAACTATAAATATGCTATGATGTTGGCAACTTATGGAATTAATTTCACAAATGATAGTGATAGCACTTATTTTTTAGAAAATTTATTTTGGTTACTGATAGAAGCTGGCGACATATGGCATAATCAACATTTTATTGTCAATGAAATGATTAATAATGTCCGTATGATTGCAAAATTTCATAAAAATGAAAGTATGCTGAATAAAATTAATCAGCGAAAAAAGGATATATAA
- a CDS encoding MmcQ/YjbR family DNA-binding protein, with product MVNQTVTKRIKHFQDFGNSLAHAKAYFRDDWKIIYFDLSGKMFGLLSPTASETSIITLKGDPESNVALREIYSDITAGYYANKKHWNTIKLSTSELSDQEIEKMITHSYKLVYENLPLYVRKAFAASD from the coding sequence ATGGTTAATCAAACAGTCACTAAACGGATAAAACACTTTCAAGACTTTGGAAATAGTTTAGCCCATGCCAAAGCATATTTTCGTGATGATTGGAAAATAATTTATTTTGATCTATCTGGGAAAATGTTTGGATTGCTGTCTCCTACTGCATCTGAAACATCGATTATTACACTAAAAGGTGATCCAGAGTCTAATGTTGCGCTTCGTGAGATATATTCTGATATTACTGCAGGTTATTATGCAAATAAAAAACATTGGAACACAATAAAACTCTCAACATCAGAATTATCAGATCAAGAAATTGAAAAAATGATTACGCATTCCTATAAACTTGTGTATGAAAATTTACCACTTTATGTTCGGAAAGCATTTGCGGCGTCGGATTAA
- a CDS encoding M13-type metalloendopeptidase translates to MVRLQDDFFEAINGDWEKTAVIPNDKPRTGGFSDLSDEIEQWLMTTTAKWQNGDMIPESPILKNFVAYHRLTIDTKTRDELGTSPVQPLIKKYQSYTSFADFASHIVELEKSGFPNALPLGVEPDFKDAQTNVLWAGALSILLPDTTYYEKDHAQGKILLAKFREEQESLLPHFGFSKSETTELIDQYLALDARAANVVLSQEENHEYAKLYHPYDWQQFTNLAPELPLNDILTELIGQKPDKIIVPEERFWAAADQFYSEKAWPLLKAYLIVTVANQFTSYLSDELRVLGGQYQRELTGLPEAMASQKAAVYLAAQPFNQAIGVYYAQDNFSPAAKIDVEHKVATMIDVFKQRLQSNQWLDDATRQKAIIKLNTIVPHIGYPEKLPERLYKKIVHPGMTLFDTATQFRQIEIAHTWAQWHQPVDRSEWHMPAHLVNAYYDPQQNQIVFPAAILQAPFYSLKQSSSANYGGIGAVIAHEISHAFDTNGASFDEYGSLNNWWTTADFSAFKLRTDKIVKQFDGLDSYGAKVNGKLTVSENVADLGGLAAALAAAKLDSDFSATAFFESWATIWRMKARPEYMRLLAASDPHGPAALRVNVQVKNFDEFFDAFDVRPDDKMWLASNDRVQIW, encoded by the coding sequence ATGGTACGATTACAAGATGATTTTTTCGAAGCAATTAATGGTGATTGGGAGAAGACAGCAGTTATTCCTAATGATAAACCACGAACAGGTGGTTTTAGCGACTTGTCTGATGAAATTGAACAATGGTTGATGACAACGACAGCAAAATGGCAAAATGGTGATATGATACCAGAATCGCCGATTTTGAAAAATTTTGTTGCGTATCATCGTTTAACTATTGATACCAAGACACGGGATGAATTAGGGACATCACCTGTGCAACCATTGATTAAAAAGTATCAAAGCTATACCTCGTTTGCGGATTTTGCAAGTCATATTGTTGAACTAGAAAAGTCAGGGTTTCCTAATGCCTTACCGTTAGGTGTTGAACCGGATTTCAAAGATGCGCAAACAAATGTTTTATGGGCTGGGGCTTTAAGCATTCTTTTGCCAGATACAACCTACTATGAAAAGGATCATGCACAAGGCAAAATATTGTTGGCTAAGTTTCGTGAGGAACAAGAAAGTCTGTTACCACATTTTGGTTTCTCAAAATCTGAAACAACTGAATTAATTGATCAGTATCTAGCACTTGATGCACGTGCTGCCAATGTGGTGTTGAGCCAAGAAGAAAATCATGAGTACGCTAAGTTATACCATCCATATGACTGGCAGCAATTTACCAATTTGGCACCAGAATTACCACTCAATGATATTCTAACTGAACTAATTGGACAAAAACCAGATAAAATTATTGTACCAGAAGAACGTTTTTGGGCTGCAGCTGATCAATTTTATTCAGAAAAAGCTTGGCCATTATTGAAGGCGTATCTCATTGTAACGGTCGCTAATCAATTTACCAGTTATTTATCTGACGAATTGCGTGTGCTAGGTGGTCAATATCAACGTGAATTGACCGGATTGCCAGAAGCCATGGCTTCTCAAAAGGCGGCTGTATATCTGGCCGCACAGCCATTTAACCAAGCAATTGGCGTTTATTATGCACAAGATAATTTTTCACCAGCAGCTAAAATAGATGTTGAACATAAAGTGGCAACAATGATTGATGTTTTCAAACAACGTTTGCAATCTAATCAGTGGCTGGATGATGCAACACGTCAAAAAGCCATTATCAAACTTAATACAATCGTACCTCACATTGGCTATCCAGAGAAACTGCCAGAGCGTTTGTACAAAAAAATAGTGCACCCTGGCATGACTTTATTTGACACAGCGACACAATTTAGACAAATTGAAATTGCACATACATGGGCACAGTGGCATCAACCAGTTGACCGTAGCGAATGGCATATGCCAGCACATTTAGTCAATGCGTATTATGATCCACAACAAAATCAAATTGTTTTTCCAGCGGCTATTTTACAAGCACCATTTTACAGTTTGAAACAATCATCATCAGCTAACTATGGTGGTATCGGCGCGGTGATTGCACATGAAATTTCTCATGCATTTGATACGAACGGGGCATCATTTGATGAATATGGTAGTTTAAATAATTGGTGGACAACGGCTGATTTTTCAGCGTTTAAATTGCGTACAGATAAAATCGTCAAACAATTCGATGGTCTAGATTCATATGGTGCCAAAGTGAATGGCAAGCTAACTGTATCTGAAAATGTTGCGGATTTGGGTGGCTTAGCTGCAGCATTAGCAGCTGCTAAATTAGATTCAGATTTCTCGGCAACAGCCTTTTTTGAGAGTTGGGCAACAATTTGGCGTATGAAAGCACGTCCAGAATATATGCGTTTATTGGCTGCGTCTGACCCCCATGGGCCAGCAGCACTACGTGTTAATGTACAAGTGAAAAATTTTGATGAATTCTTTGATGCATTTGATGTGAGACCTGATGACAAAATGTGGCTAGCTTCAAATGATCGCGTGCAGATTTGGTAA